One segment of Aminivibrio pyruvatiphilus DNA contains the following:
- a CDS encoding HpcH/HpaI aldolase family protein, whose amino-acid sequence MINQLKRKLAGGGVVLGTFITLNCPDLVEIAGLAGFDYCIIDTEHGPGNPESIQHMLRAAELRGMAPIVRVTDTAATTILRTLDVGAAGIQVPQVNSPETAEYVVRSAKYFPRGDRGACLTRSSRYGFVPGVAEYFEEANRETLVIVHCENRQGLECLDGIAAVDGVDVIFVGPYDLSQSFGIPGQIYHPVMVDAVASALAAAKRAGKPAGIFVGSVEEAKARIEQGFSYIAYSTDSLVFAEVCRNIVGGIRG is encoded by the coding sequence GTGATCAACCAGCTGAAGCGGAAACTTGCCGGGGGCGGGGTCGTGCTCGGGACCTTCATCACCCTCAACTGCCCCGACCTCGTGGAAATCGCGGGTCTCGCGGGGTTCGACTACTGCATTATCGACACGGAGCACGGCCCCGGAAACCCGGAGTCCATCCAGCACATGCTCCGGGCCGCGGAACTCCGGGGCATGGCCCCCATCGTCCGGGTGACCGACACGGCCGCCACCACCATCCTGCGTACCCTCGACGTGGGAGCGGCGGGAATCCAGGTGCCCCAGGTGAACTCACCGGAAACGGCGGAGTACGTGGTGCGGTCCGCCAAGTATTTCCCCAGGGGCGACCGGGGAGCGTGTCTCACCAGGTCGTCCCGGTACGGCTTCGTTCCCGGCGTGGCGGAGTACTTCGAGGAAGCCAACCGGGAGACCCTGGTGATCGTCCACTGCGAAAACCGCCAGGGCCTGGAATGTCTGGACGGCATCGCCGCCGTGGACGGGGTGGACGTTATTTTCGTCGGCCCCTACGACCTCTCCCAGTCATTCGGCATTCCGGGGCAGATTTATCATCCCGTGATGGTTGACGCCGTGGCCTCGGCCCTGGCGGCGGCGAAGAGGGCGGGGAAGCCCGCGGGGATCTTCGTGGGATCGGTGGAGGAGGCAAAGGCCCGGATCGAACAGGGGTTTTCCTACATCGCCTACAGCACGGACAGCCTTGTCTTCGCGGAAGTCTGCAGGAACATCGTCGGCGGGATCAGGGGCTGA
- a CDS encoding TRAP transporter large permease produces the protein MLSFSMVVFLLIGILFMGLPVAFSLGGTSLLLIALFDLPMKIVGATIFTSMDSFTILSIPLFVLMSQILLDGRIGDDLFDVMNAWVRHLPGGLAIATILACAFFAAITGSGAATAATIGMVAYPAMIERGYDKKFTLGLLAAGGTLGILIPPSIPLILYGAITEESVGKLFIAGVIPGLVLTALFVVYAVYKSKRGGFTPMERTSWSERIRVTRKNFWGILLPFIIIGGIYSGAFTPTEAAAVGLVYGLFITLVVYRTLKLSDIPAICLRSLTTSCMIAIIIAGAVLFGRVMTLLMIPQKLTEIIISNNFSVMMFIVAMNVLMMILGCILETVSIVLLTMPLVTPILHALGIDPIWYAIVVTVNMTLALITPPVGMNLYVINSLRKDIRMGEIISGVFPFLVIMVLFLILVILFPGMSTWLPSVMH, from the coding sequence ATGCTGAGCTTTTCCATGGTAGTATTTCTGCTCATCGGCATTCTTTTCATGGGCCTTCCGGTGGCCTTTTCCCTGGGAGGGACATCCCTGCTGCTCATCGCTCTTTTTGACCTTCCCATGAAAATCGTCGGGGCGACCATCTTCACATCCATGGACAGCTTCACCATCCTCTCCATCCCCCTCTTTGTCCTTATGAGCCAGATCCTTCTCGACGGGCGGATCGGAGACGACCTCTTCGACGTCATGAACGCCTGGGTGCGCCATCTTCCCGGAGGGCTTGCCATCGCCACCATCCTTGCATGCGCCTTCTTTGCCGCCATCACGGGTTCCGGGGCCGCCACGGCGGCCACCATCGGCATGGTGGCCTACCCGGCCATGATCGAACGGGGATATGACAAAAAGTTCACCCTCGGCCTCCTTGCTGCGGGGGGGACCCTGGGAATCCTGATACCGCCGAGCATTCCCCTCATCCTCTACGGCGCCATCACGGAGGAATCCGTCGGAAAGCTCTTTATCGCCGGCGTCATTCCCGGACTCGTGCTAACCGCCCTTTTCGTGGTGTACGCCGTGTACAAGAGCAAACGGGGCGGTTTCACCCCCATGGAGAGAACCTCGTGGAGCGAAAGGATCCGGGTCACCAGGAAGAACTTCTGGGGGATTCTCCTTCCCTTCATCATCATCGGGGGCATCTATTCAGGAGCCTTCACCCCCACTGAGGCTGCGGCGGTGGGACTGGTGTACGGGCTCTTCATCACCCTGGTGGTGTACAGGACGCTGAAGCTCAGCGATATTCCCGCCATCTGCCTGCGGTCCCTGACCACGTCCTGCATGATCGCCATCATCATCGCGGGCGCCGTGCTCTTCGGCAGGGTCATGACCCTGCTGATGATTCCCCAGAAGCTCACGGAGATCATCATCAGCAACAACTTCTCCGTGATGATGTTCATCGTCGCCATGAACGTCCTGATGATGATTCTGGGGTGCATCCTGGAGACGGTGTCCATCGTCCTGCTCACCATGCCCCTGGTCACTCCCATTCTCCACGCCCTCGGCATCGACCCGATCTGGTACGCCATCGTGGTGACGGTGAACATGACGCTGGCCCTCATCACGCCTCCTGTGGGCATGAACCTCTACGTCATCAACAGCCTCAGGAAGGACATCAGGATGGGCGAGATCATCTCCGGGGTTTTCCCCTTCCTCGTGATCATGGTGCTCTTCCTCATTCTCGTCATCCTGTTCCCCGGAATGAGCACCTGGCTTCCCTCGGTCATGCACTGA
- a CDS encoding DctP family TRAP transporter solute-binding subunit translates to MFRKTFTAAAAMVLALGLFCGSAFAKAEIKLSNQFPPSHHVSKGLIVFAEKVAEHSKGELTVKIFDSAQLFKDTEIVEALQDALIEVGLVPVNKWSGMIPAADVFEMPFVFKDLESPKKFLAAGADKILDEEFQKKGVKNLFWVDYGYIQFFNNKHPLKNPEDFKGLTMRTFSSGDAETLRALGAAPTVMSSSEMYMALQRGTVDGATTGMPAAVSRKVHEVQKYMTMANYTTAQFVVQGNLDWWNGLSAELKEAVTKAGHDAEEWIRGAIAQSENDAEKVIRDAGVEIYSPTAEEREAFVKATESVRKTFAEKTGEVGQTLIEMAITASK, encoded by the coding sequence ATGTTCAGAAAAACGTTCACTGCAGCAGCGGCAATGGTTCTTGCCCTCGGGCTCTTCTGCGGCTCCGCGTTCGCAAAGGCCGAGATCAAGCTTTCGAACCAGTTTCCCCCGTCGCACCACGTTTCCAAGGGCCTCATCGTTTTTGCGGAAAAGGTTGCCGAGCATTCCAAGGGCGAGCTTACGGTGAAGATTTTCGACTCCGCCCAGCTTTTCAAGGATACCGAAATCGTTGAAGCCCTCCAGGACGCCCTTATCGAAGTCGGCCTGGTACCGGTGAACAAGTGGTCCGGCATGATTCCCGCCGCCGACGTCTTCGAGATGCCTTTCGTCTTTAAGGATCTCGAGTCTCCCAAGAAGTTCCTTGCAGCCGGCGCCGACAAGATTCTTGACGAAGAGTTCCAGAAGAAGGGCGTCAAGAACCTTTTCTGGGTTGACTACGGCTACATCCAGTTCTTCAACAACAAGCACCCCCTGAAAAACCCCGAGGACTTCAAGGGCCTGACCATGAGGACCTTCAGCAGCGGCGACGCCGAGACCCTGAGGGCCCTGGGGGCCGCTCCCACCGTCATGAGCTCCTCCGAGATGTACATGGCCCTGCAGAGGGGAACCGTGGACGGAGCCACCACCGGCATGCCGGCGGCAGTCTCCCGCAAGGTCCACGAGGTCCAGAAGTACATGACCATGGCGAACTACACCACCGCCCAGTTTGTCGTCCAGGGCAACCTTGACTGGTGGAACGGCCTCTCGGCCGAACTCAAGGAAGCCGTCACCAAGGCCGGTCATGATGCAGAGGAATGGATCCGCGGAGCCATCGCCCAGTCGGAGAATGATGCCGAGAAGGTCATCCGCGACGCCGGAGTGGAAATCTATTCTCCCACCGCCGAGGAGCGGGAAGCCTTCGTGAAGGCCACCGAATCCGTGCGGAAAACCTTCGCCGAGAAGACCGGTGAAGTCGGCCAGACCCTTATCGAAATGGCCATCACGGCCTCCAAGTAG
- a CDS encoding YhdT family protein — protein sequence MKFKEDSRYRQANREAVISLGMYVLFFAWWYFTAYGLGSGDPGEYTYVLGLPSWFFYSCIVGYIGISLVVWAVVRLFFSEDSIEGNDPEEAGGPQS from the coding sequence GTGAAGTTCAAAGAAGACAGCCGGTATCGCCAGGCGAACCGCGAGGCCGTCATATCCCTCGGCATGTACGTCCTGTTCTTTGCGTGGTGGTATTTCACGGCCTACGGTCTCGGCTCGGGAGATCCGGGGGAGTATACCTACGTTCTCGGGCTGCCGTCGTGGTTCTTTTACAGCTGCATTGTCGGGTACATTGGAATTTCGCTGGTGGTCTGGGCGGTGGTCCGCCTCTTCTTCTCCGAGGATTCCATCGAGGGAAACGATCCCGAAGAAGCGGGAGGCCCGCAGTCATGA
- a CDS encoding TRAP transporter small permease subunit, with amino-acid sequence MFKIIRSAVEKGNLVLGYVSGLGILLMGLMLFYEVVCRYFFRSPTIWAQEMSIYLFMWTMLAGGAYTLQQGKHVRIDLVIEHLSIRTQHFLEMVTSVAGMVFCAVITWQAYEMIVASIGYNKVSATLLRVPMWIPQMALLLGFALLTLQFAIIIVDRFNSVFGKNEEGQSC; translated from the coding sequence ATGTTCAAAATCATTCGAAGCGCTGTGGAAAAAGGCAACCTGGTTCTCGGGTACGTCAGCGGTCTCGGCATTCTCCTCATGGGGCTCATGCTCTTCTATGAGGTTGTCTGCCGCTATTTTTTCCGGTCCCCCACCATCTGGGCCCAGGAAATGTCCATCTATCTTTTCATGTGGACCATGCTCGCCGGCGGGGCCTATACCCTCCAGCAGGGCAAGCACGTCCGGATCGACCTCGTGATCGAGCACCTTTCCATCCGCACCCAGCACTTCCTGGAGATGGTCACCAGCGTGGCGGGAATGGTCTTCTGCGCGGTCATCACGTGGCAGGCCTACGAGATGATCGTGGCCTCCATCGGCTACAACAAGGTTTCGGCGACCCTTCTCCGGGTGCCCATGTGGATTCCCCAGATGGCCCTCCTTCTCGGTTTCGCCCTTCTGACCCTCCAGTTCGCCATTATCATCGTCGACCGTTTTAACTCCGTCTTCGGAAAAAATGAGGAGGGACAGTCATGCTGA
- a CDS encoding isocitrate/isopropylmalate dehydrogenase family protein, whose translation MTGKNYVVARIPGDGIGPEVIGETSRILEAAGRKHGFSLTWADYPFGADHYLKTGEILPASAVEEMGSMDALLLGAVGDPRVKPGILERGILLTIRFHFDQYVNLRPAKSYPRVPLPVAPKGGKDLDTLVVRENTEDFYIGIGSRTEKGSADFSLDTKRGLYSLEGTLRGSFSGGVEGAFQLGVASEPAVRRVVAYGCRAAKARGEDKITLASKSNALPQIYGFWEDIAQDEAARHGMGLGIVNVDAMCYHLVRTPDLYGVVVAPNMFGDIVSDLLAGLAGGLGVAAGADIGDGLSMFEPIHGSAPDIAGTGKANPIAAILTGALLLEHIGERTAAKAVEDSLTAFLAESAPGDLPVEFGGQGTTRAVGEAILKRIQ comes from the coding sequence ATGACCGGAAAGAACTACGTGGTGGCCAGGATTCCGGGGGATGGCATCGGCCCCGAGGTCATCGGCGAAACATCCCGGATCCTCGAAGCGGCGGGCCGGAAGCACGGATTCTCCCTGACCTGGGCTGACTACCCCTTCGGCGCCGACCATTACCTGAAGACAGGAGAAATCCTGCCTGCCTCCGCAGTGGAGGAAATGGGGTCCATGGATGCACTGCTCCTTGGTGCGGTGGGAGATCCCCGGGTCAAGCCGGGAATCCTCGAACGGGGAATACTCCTCACCATCCGATTCCACTTCGACCAGTACGTGAACCTCCGGCCCGCAAAAAGCTATCCCCGGGTTCCCCTCCCCGTGGCACCGAAGGGAGGAAAGGATCTGGATACCCTCGTCGTCCGGGAGAACACGGAAGATTTCTACATCGGCATCGGCAGCAGGACGGAAAAGGGATCGGCTGACTTCAGCCTTGACACGAAACGGGGGCTGTATTCCCTCGAAGGAACTCTCAGGGGAAGCTTTTCCGGAGGCGTGGAAGGAGCCTTCCAGCTCGGCGTGGCCTCCGAGCCGGCCGTCCGCAGGGTGGTTGCCTACGGATGCCGGGCGGCGAAGGCCCGGGGCGAGGACAAAATCACCCTGGCATCGAAATCGAACGCCCTTCCCCAGATCTACGGATTCTGGGAGGACATCGCACAGGACGAGGCGGCCCGCCACGGCATGGGGCTCGGCATAGTGAACGTGGATGCCATGTGCTACCACCTTGTGCGCACCCCTGACCTCTACGGGGTGGTGGTGGCCCCCAACATGTTCGGCGACATCGTGAGCGACCTCCTTGCCGGGCTGGCGGGAGGACTCGGAGTGGCCGCCGGCGCCGACATCGGCGACGGACTGTCCATGTTCGAGCCCATCCACGGGTCCGCCCCCGACATCGCCGGGACGGGAAAGGCAAACCCCATAGCCGCCATTCTCACCGGTGCCCTCCTTCTGGAGCATATCGGGGAAAGGACAGCCGCGAAAGCGGTGGAGGACAGCCTCACAGCATTCCTCGCGGAATCGGCTCCCGGAGATCTTCCCGTGGAATTCGGCGGACAGGGGACAACCCGCGCCGTGGGAGAGGCCATTCTGAAGCGGATCCAGTGA
- a CDS encoding 3-isopropylmalate dehydratase small subunit, whose protein sequence is MTNSFSGKAWKYGDHIDTDVIIPARYLVSSDEAVLGKYCMEDIDKDFVRNMSRGDMIVAGENFGCGSSREHAPIAIKGAGCSCVIAASFARIFYRNAINVGLPIFECPEAAASIETGDEVAVDPIAGTIENRTKGMTFRVAPFAPFLQELISAGGLIPYARRRLEERRKGA, encoded by the coding sequence ATGACGAACTCTTTTTCCGGAAAAGCGTGGAAATACGGCGACCATATCGACACGGACGTGATCATTCCCGCCCGCTACCTCGTCTCCAGCGACGAGGCCGTGCTGGGGAAATACTGCATGGAGGACATCGACAAGGACTTTGTCCGCAACATGTCCAGGGGCGACATGATCGTCGCCGGCGAAAATTTCGGATGCGGCTCCTCCAGGGAACATGCCCCCATCGCCATCAAGGGCGCCGGGTGCAGCTGCGTCATCGCGGCCTCCTTCGCCCGGATCTTTTACCGGAACGCCATCAACGTGGGGCTTCCCATCTTCGAGTGCCCCGAAGCCGCCGCTTCCATCGAGACCGGGGACGAAGTGGCCGTGGACCCCATCGCCGGAACCATCGAGAACCGGACAAAGGGAATGACCTTCCGGGTGGCGCCCTTTGCCCCCTTCCTCCAGGAGCTCATCAGCGCAGGCGGACTCATCCCCTACGCCCGCAGGCGGCTCGAAGAACGGAGGAAGGGCGCATGA
- a CDS encoding 2-isopropylmalate synthase, translating to MTENHRVRIFDTTLRDGEQAAGINLNREEKLRIALQLAKMNVDVIEAGFPAASPGDFEAVKLIADTVKGPVIAGLARTRKEDIRSAAEAVRGAGRGRIHTFIATSPIHMEFKLKMTPEQVVEEVRQAVTYARSLVEDVEFSAEDASRSDVSFLAEVFRTAADCGAGTLNIPDTVGYAVPEEFGAFVRTVIEATDRPGVTWSVHCHNDLGMAVANSLAAVRAGAGQVECTVNGLGERAGNASLEEVVMGLRTRRDSYGCETSLDTTKLWGVSSMVSRMTGFPVPPNKAVVGSNAFAHEAGIHQHGVLCNRATYEIMNPEDVGAPGSRLVLGKHSGKHAFRQRVEEMGFSLSEEKITEAMALFKTLCDRKEIVTSEDLEAMINSEILAAAESRRIVLKTFLVQVGRGHGTATVTLEDDGREATDAATGNGPVDAAYRAVRRIVGIEPELENYSIRSVTEASDAIGEARVTLVFEGLRVSGRGASTDVIEASIRAYIDGINRLFQMAVSKGVRLYGKNVG from the coding sequence ATGACGGAGAACCACAGGGTACGGATATTCGATACCACCCTCCGGGACGGAGAACAGGCCGCCGGGATCAACCTGAACAGGGAAGAGAAGCTCAGGATAGCCCTTCAGCTCGCAAAAATGAACGTGGACGTCATCGAGGCCGGCTTTCCCGCAGCCTCCCCCGGCGATTTCGAGGCGGTGAAGCTCATCGCCGACACGGTGAAAGGCCCTGTCATCGCCGGGCTCGCCAGGACCCGGAAGGAGGATATCCGCTCGGCAGCCGAGGCGGTCCGGGGTGCCGGAAGGGGCAGAATCCACACGTTTATCGCCACGAGCCCCATCCACATGGAATTCAAGCTGAAGATGACGCCGGAACAGGTTGTAGAGGAGGTCAGGCAGGCGGTGACCTATGCCCGCTCTCTCGTGGAAGACGTGGAGTTTTCCGCCGAGGACGCGAGCCGCTCCGACGTTTCATTCCTCGCCGAAGTCTTCCGCACCGCCGCCGACTGCGGGGCAGGCACCCTCAACATTCCGGACACGGTGGGGTACGCTGTTCCCGAGGAATTCGGCGCCTTCGTGAGGACCGTCATCGAGGCAACAGACCGTCCCGGTGTGACCTGGTCGGTACACTGCCACAACGACCTCGGCATGGCAGTGGCGAACTCCCTGGCGGCCGTGCGGGCAGGGGCCGGGCAGGTGGAATGCACGGTGAACGGCCTTGGCGAACGGGCCGGGAACGCCTCCCTCGAAGAAGTTGTCATGGGGCTTCGGACCAGGAGGGACAGTTACGGCTGCGAAACATCCCTGGACACGACGAAACTCTGGGGCGTCAGCTCAATGGTATCCAGGATGACAGGCTTTCCCGTCCCCCCCAACAAGGCGGTCGTCGGATCAAACGCCTTCGCCCACGAGGCCGGCATCCACCAGCACGGTGTGCTCTGCAACCGGGCAACCTACGAGATCATGAATCCCGAGGACGTGGGGGCTCCGGGCAGCAGGCTCGTCCTGGGCAAGCATTCGGGAAAGCACGCCTTCCGTCAGAGAGTGGAGGAGATGGGATTTTCCCTCTCCGAGGAGAAAATCACCGAAGCCATGGCACTTTTCAAAACCCTGTGCGACAGGAAGGAGATCGTCACCTCCGAGGACCTTGAGGCCATGATCAACAGCGAGATCCTCGCCGCCGCCGAAAGCAGGAGGATCGTCCTGAAGACCTTCCTCGTCCAGGTGGGAAGAGGGCACGGCACCGCCACGGTTACCCTGGAGGATGACGGTCGGGAGGCCACCGACGCCGCCACGGGCAACGGCCCGGTGGACGCGGCCTACAGGGCTGTCCGGCGCATCGTCGGTATCGAGCCGGAGCTGGAGAACTACTCCATCCGCTCCGTCACAGAGGCTTCCGACGCCATCGGCGAGGCAAGGGTCACCCTCGTTTTCGAGGGACTCCGGGTCTCCGGCCGGGGAGCCAGCACCGACGTCATCGAAGCGAGCATCAGGGCATATATCGACGGAATCAACCGCCTTTTCCAGATGGCGGTCTCGAAAGGAGTGCGTTTGTATGGGAAGAACGTTGGTTAG
- a CDS encoding 3-isopropylmalate dehydratase large subunit, translating into MGRTLVSAIIAAHSSQKAMEGEICQVKVDFAFANDITGAPAAESFREMGADRVFDRERCALLPDHFTPNKDIASAEQTKKGKEFAREQGMLYWEVGRVGIEHAFLPEKGYILPGDIVLGADSHTCTGGALGALSTGVGSTDLAAVWALGETWLKVPPTVRVDFRGKRPGWVTGKDMILSLIGRISVQGARYMALEFGGEGIESLPMDDRFTIANMAVEAGAKAGVFVPDEKTLEYARSRAAREFTPRYPDSDAAYARRETFDLDTMGPVAAMPHSPDNVKPVRECGSPEIDQVFIGACTNGRFRDIETAAKLMEGKKVAPHVRCIVIPASYEVYNAAMDKGYLRIFTEAGAVVCTPTCGPCLGGHMGILAAGERCVSTSNRNFVGRMGSPKSELILASPLTAAASAVTGRLTDPRDVMSEDFFKNLEGK; encoded by the coding sequence ATGGGAAGAACGTTGGTTAGCGCAATCATAGCGGCCCATTCATCACAGAAGGCCATGGAGGGTGAAATCTGCCAGGTGAAGGTAGACTTCGCCTTCGCGAACGACATCACCGGCGCCCCTGCCGCGGAATCCTTCCGGGAAATGGGAGCGGACAGGGTATTTGACAGGGAGCGGTGCGCCCTCCTCCCCGATCATTTTACTCCGAACAAGGACATCGCCTCGGCGGAACAGACAAAGAAAGGGAAAGAATTCGCCAGGGAACAGGGAATGCTCTACTGGGAAGTGGGCCGGGTGGGCATCGAGCACGCCTTCCTTCCCGAGAAGGGCTATATCCTCCCCGGTGATATCGTCCTCGGAGCGGACAGCCACACATGCACCGGCGGCGCCCTTGGCGCCCTCTCCACCGGTGTGGGAAGCACGGACCTCGCTGCAGTCTGGGCCCTCGGGGAAACGTGGCTCAAGGTGCCTCCCACCGTCCGGGTCGATTTCCGGGGAAAGCGCCCCGGGTGGGTGACCGGCAAGGACATGATCCTCTCCCTCATCGGGCGCATCAGCGTCCAGGGAGCAAGGTACATGGCCCTCGAATTCGGCGGCGAGGGAATTGAAAGCCTGCCCATGGACGACAGGTTCACCATCGCCAACATGGCCGTGGAAGCCGGCGCCAAGGCAGGGGTATTCGTCCCCGACGAGAAAACCCTCGAGTACGCCCGGTCAAGGGCGGCCCGGGAATTCACTCCCCGCTACCCCGACAGCGACGCGGCCTATGCCCGCCGGGAGACCTTCGACCTTGACACGATGGGCCCCGTGGCTGCCATGCCCCACTCCCCCGACAACGTGAAGCCCGTCCGGGAGTGCGGCTCCCCCGAGATCGACCAGGTGTTCATCGGCGCCTGCACCAACGGCCGCTTTCGGGACATCGAAACCGCGGCAAAGCTGATGGAGGGGAAAAAAGTGGCCCCCCACGTACGCTGCATCGTCATTCCGGCCTCCTACGAAGTCTACAACGCCGCCATGGACAAGGGGTATCTCCGCATCTTCACCGAGGCCGGAGCCGTGGTCTGCACTCCTACCTGCGGTCCCTGCCTGGGAGGACACATGGGCATTCTCGCCGCAGGGGAACGGTGCGTTTCCACCAGCAACCGCAACTTCGTGGGCCGAATGGGCAGCCCGAAGAGCGAGCTGATCCTCGCCAGCCCCCTCACGGCGGCCGCGAGTGCCGTCACGGGAAGACTCACCGATCCGAGGGACGTAATGTCGGAAGATTTCTTCAAGAATCTGGAGGGTAAATAA
- a CDS encoding isocitrate lyase/PEP mutase family protein, with amino-acid sequence MKTSKQLRNLLERPGAVVVPGVYDSLSARICEMAGFQAVFHSGYGTAAARLGQPDIGLLTLTEMAAQLKSITRAVRIPVLGDSDNGFGNAVNADRAVREYIWAGAAGLFMEDQVSPKRCGHMEGKQVISRDEMMGKLRAAIDARNELDPDVVIMYRTDAIHVTGFEDALCRAKAAVDAGVDMVFVEALETREQMERAVKEIGVPLMLNLIEGGKTPLVPVKEAEAMGFKMIVPALSALFAAARGMYEVMSEIRKEGVSDGYLDRLFTFREFAELVRLDEIREMEEKYIPPSVLEKKYRGKKRIVE; translated from the coding sequence ATGAAGACGTCAAAACAGCTGAGAAACCTCCTCGAACGGCCCGGTGCCGTCGTCGTTCCAGGGGTGTATGACTCGCTGAGCGCCAGGATCTGCGAGATGGCCGGTTTCCAAGCGGTGTTCCATTCCGGGTACGGAACGGCGGCCGCAAGACTCGGCCAGCCCGACATCGGCCTGCTGACCCTCACGGAGATGGCAGCCCAGCTAAAATCCATAACCCGGGCGGTGCGAATTCCCGTCCTGGGTGACTCCGACAACGGATTCGGCAATGCCGTGAACGCCGACCGGGCCGTCCGGGAGTATATCTGGGCCGGAGCTGCGGGCCTCTTCATGGAGGACCAGGTCTCTCCCAAGCGATGCGGCCACATGGAGGGCAAGCAGGTGATCTCCCGGGATGAGATGATGGGCAAGCTTCGGGCGGCCATCGACGCCAGGAATGAACTTGACCCCGATGTGGTGATAATGTACAGGACGGACGCCATCCATGTCACGGGATTCGAGGATGCTCTCTGCCGGGCGAAAGCTGCGGTGGATGCCGGTGTGGACATGGTCTTCGTGGAGGCCCTGGAGACCAGGGAGCAGATGGAGCGGGCCGTGAAGGAAATCGGCGTGCCCCTCATGCTGAACCTCATCGAGGGCGGAAAGACCCCCCTTGTCCCCGTGAAGGAAGCGGAGGCCATGGGCTTCAAGATGATCGTCCCGGCCCTGTCGGCCCTGTTCGCCGCTGCGAGGGGCATGTACGAGGTAATGTCGGAAATCCGGAAAGAGGGCGTCTCCGACGGGTATCTCGACCGGCTCTTCACCTTCAGGGAATTTGCAGAACTGGTCCGGCTGGACGAAATCCGGGAAATGGAGGAGAAGTACATTCCGCCGAGCGTTCTGGAGAAAAAATACCGGGGAAAGAAACGGATAGTCGAGTAA